The region TTTCCCCTCGGGTCCACTATGAATATACAGTTTTCCTTCGCTATAACCAAAATTGAAAGGTAAAACATATGGTTTTCCATCATTATCAACCATCGATATATGGCAAACCTCTGTTCCGTTTATGATGGATTCGATATCCGCTTTGGATAAATCACTTTTCGATTTCATTGTTACTGGTTTTAGTTATTGTTCTTCTAATAAATCTAAATAGTTCGGCAAACCATAAAATTAAAGAAGTTAGCAGAATAATTAAAACCCAATCCAAAATTTTTAGTGGAACAGTACGAAAGAATGCACCACCAAATTCCACAATAATTACCTGGCCAACAATGATAAGCAAAGTGATAAGCAAAAAACTCTTGTTCTTGAATAATCCTTTAAACGCCGATACATGCTGACCAAATACCCTTGCATTAAAAAGATTCCAGTACTGAAGCATTACAAAAACATTAAAAAAAACGGTTAACTCATAGCTGCTCACCTCTCCATCATGTTTCATGTACTGGAGCATAGCAATTAGCACCGCAAAAAAGATAGCAGCGGTGTAAACAATCCCTCTTCTTATTGATTTTGATATAATAAAATCATCGGGTTTACGGGGGTGCTGCCTCATAATCCCTGAGTGCGGGGGTTCAGTAGCAAGAGCCAATGCAGCAAAAGTGTCCATGATGAGATTAACCCATAGCATTTGCGTTACAGTTAATGGCAGAGTAATGCCAGTAAAAGGGCCTGTTAGCACAATTGCAACAGCCAATAGATTTATTGTGAGCTGGAAAAACAAAAATTTCTGAATATTATGGAATAAGGTTCTTCCCCAACGAACAGCATTTACAATACTAGCAAATGAATCATCGAGCAGTATAATATCGCTGGCTTCCTTGGCAACCTGCGTTCCGGTTCCCATTGCCAAACCAACATTAGCTCGATTAAGCGAAGGGGCATCGTTGGTGCCATCGCCTGTAACAGCTACGACCTGACCTCTTTCCTGTAACAAACGTACCAACTTTAACTTATCCGAAGGACGTGCTCTGTACATGATTTTTAAATCCCCTATAATTGTTGAAGCCACAGAGTCTTCCAGCGCCTCGAATTCAGGACCAGAGATAACCCTATGGTTTGAACTGTCGGATAAAATTCCTATTTGCCTTCCGATTGAAGAAGCTGTTACAACATTATCGCCAGTGATCATCTTTACATCGATTCCTGCAGTATGGCAACTCGTTACGGCATGAGCAACATCGTCGCGTACAGGATCGGCAATGCCTACAAATCCAACAAAATTTAACTGCGAGGGCGTTTGGTCTTTATCATAATTATCGGAATCTAATTCTCTATATGCAAAGGCAATAGCACGCAAAGCCTTGCTTTGATACTCCTCTATAATCTGCTGCGACAACTTTAAAACTGATTCGCTGGTATTGGACATCGACAAAACAATTTCAGGAGCTCCTTTTACAAGTAAAAACCTCTTGTTTTTGCTATCAACACCTATTGTAAACATATACTTCTTTTCCGAGGAAAAGGGTAATTGAAATTCAATTTTAAAACTCTCCCTTAAGTCCCGGTAATTTATATCATTCTTATTCAACCAAAGAAGCAATGCTGCATCGGTTGGATTCCCGACAGTTTTTGTTTTCTCCTCACTAAAATCAAGGTGAGCTGAAGAATTCACAGCCATTGAATACTTTAAAACATCGGACTCGACACCATCTGACTTAATATCTGGGTTGTTAATGAAGTACCATTCCAAAACAGTCATCTGATTTTGGGTTAGAGTTCCTGTTTTATCGGTACAAATTACAGTTGCAGCCCCCATCGTTTCGGTTGCTTGCATTCTTCGTACCAAATTATTGGCCGCGGTCATCTTCCGCATGCTGTAAGCAAGGCTAAGCGTAACACTCATAGCAAGTCCTTCGGGAACAGCCACAACTATTAGGGTCATTGAAACCATAAAGTAGTTAAGCAAACTACTCAAAACATCTACCGAAAACCAATTCTGGGCAAGCAAAAAGTCAACCCCGATGAACGAACCAATAATTGCAGAAACGCCTAAAACTAAAGCTCCAATAATTGCGGATATAAGCATGGCATTCATCTTAACCATCTCAAACACATCAGGTATACGCAACTTCAAGCCCGAAGATTTTAGTAAATAATTTATGGATGGCAACCAGAACTTGGCCAACAAACCAACAATAGTTATCACAATAGTTCCAAAAACAAACTTTTGATGAGAATCCAAGGCTAAGTCCGCCCTCGAAATATCAACAAAAGCAAGTATTGCAAATATCAAAATAGCCAGTAAAAATGCGGATGAACTAATAAAATCGCTTAATCTATGGAGTTGAATGGTTAATGGCGTTGGCGTATCAATATTGATAGTTGCCTCTTGAGCAGTAGCACCAATCTCGGTTTTATCGCCAACAGCTGTGGTCTCAAATATACCGTTTCCTTCAACCACCACGGTACTCTTGTAAACCTGGTTTATTGGATAAGTATGGCTACCATCATCAGCCGACACATCATGACTTTTAGAAGCAACGGGCTCTCCGGTTAACGATGATTCGTTTACCGAAAGAGAAACCGAATCAAGCAGAATCCCATCGCTAGGGATTTCGTCCCCCCTATCAAGAATCACAATATCGCCAACCACGATCTCGCGCTTAGGAATGTTGGTAACATTTCTATCACGAATCACCTTTACAGGCATATCGTCATTTACCTGATTGAGAATATCAAACTCCTTCCCTGCTCTATACTCATTAATAAACGACATAAAGGTTGCTAGAAATATTGCTAAAACAATTCCAACGCCCTCCAAATAGTGCCCATTAAATATTCCTACAGCAATAGCTATGGTTGCTGCAATGGAAAGTATTCGAATTATAGGATCATTAAATTTCTCTAACAACAGTTTCCACCATGGATCACGTGGTGGAGGAGTTAAAATATTCTCACCATGTAACGTTCTACTTTCAATAACCTGCTCGGCAGATAAACCTTTAAATTTAGTATCCATAATCAAATTTTAATTTGCACTCAAAAATAACTCAAAAAAACATAAGTAATTTATATTTGAAAGCATATAACATATTGGTAAATATTTTGGTTGCTTAAAATGATAAAAAAATGTAGGTTTGCAGTCAAAATATAGTACTAAAAAACACACAATATGGGAAGAGCGTTTGAATATAGAAAAGCCCGTAAAATGAAACGTTGGGGCAATATGGCCCGCGTATTTACTCGACTTGGAAAAGAGATAACCATGGCAGCCAAAGCCGGTGCCGATCCTGAAACAAACCCAAAACTTCGACTTTTAATTCAAAATGCGAAGTCGGAGAACATGCCCAAGGAAAATGTTGAAAGAGCCATTAAACGTGCAACGGAAAAGGATCAAAAAGACTATAAAGATGTTGTTTACGAGGGATATGGACCTTATGGGATTGCTGTTTTAGTTGAAACCGCCACCGACAACCCAACCAGAACGGTTGCAAATGTTCGCAGCTACTTTAATAAATTTGGAGGATCTTTAGGGACAACTGGAATGCTCGATTTTCTATTCGAACGCAAATGCTCGTTTAGAGTTGAAATGAAACAGGGCATTTCGCTGGAAGAAATGGAACTAGAACTCATAGACTTTGATGTTGAAGAAGTATTTGCAGAGGAAAATAACATCATGATTTTTGCAGATTTCACTCAATTTGGACCAATTCAACGGTATCTTGAGGAAAAAGGTTTGAACATATTAAACTTCCAATTCGAGAGAATTCCCAACGATACAAAACAACTCACCCCCGAACAGCAAGCCGAAGTTGAGAAATTGATTGAGAAAATTGAAGAGGACGAAGACGTTACAAACGTTTTCCATAATATGATAGTTGAATAGTATAACATTATGCATAAAAAGAAGGTCGCTGAAAATCAGCGACCTTTTGTTATTTATTAAGTATCTATTCATGGAAGAGCAATACCGGAACATCGGATTGATAAAGCATTTTTTTAGACAAAGAGGGATTAAATAGTTTAAATATTAGGCTCCTTTTAATTGTTGTCAAGGCAACCAGGTTGATGCCCTTTTCTTTTATAACATCAATGAACGCCTTAGACATATCCTTGCCCTCAACTACACTACACTCCACCTGCATGGATGGATTTATAACCTTAAAATAATCCTTAAGTGAGGAACTCTGTGCCTTCATTGCCGAACTTTCAGGTTTATCCGAGACATGAACGCAATAGAGTTTAATATTGAATGGCGAAACTATTCGTAAAAGTTTTCGAATAGACACATAGTCACTTTCATCAAAATTAGTTGCATACAGGACATTTTTAACCTCATCAACTCCTTTAAGAACGGCCTTTTCTGGAATAACGAGTAACGGTATATGGGTTTCTTCAGAAACCTCATTTGCAACACTACCAACAAGTTCTGTACTTCTAAATCCCTCGCCTTTAGTACCCATGACAATGATTCCTGGTTTATACTTTTGGCTGGTCTCAACTATTCCGTATGCTGCATACCCTTCGCGAAGAGTATATCCAATAGGAACTTTCTCGGCTCCAACTTCTTTTGCAAATTCCACTATATCGGCATGGAACTTTGCTAATTTTTCCTTTGCTGTTTTATGGAGTAGATTATAATTCATATCAAAATCTATTTGGATACTTGCCACATCAGTAAAAGGAATCATGTCGACTACAGGTGAGTTAAAAACATGTAGCAGCTTTATCTCGGAATCAGATTTTGCGGCCAACAAAACTGCAAATCGAGCGGCATTTTGTGAGGGAAGTGAAAAATCAACAGGCACAAGAATTTTACGGAGTTGAAGCCCCAACTTTTTGGCTTCATCGGAATGATGCTTCTGGGTAAGCAACTTTAGGGCCTTCTCAGCATCACTCTCACGTATTTGCACTTTAACGCCCTCCGAAACCGCACCCTGAAGGATATTTACATTTTTAAGGAAACATTCCACACCGTTTGACTCTAGGTATGCTTTAAGAACTAACGCCTTAGAGTAACCCTCAATGGCAATATCAATTAGTTTTTCTTCCATAACTCAAGCATTTTATCGTAAGTTACGGAATTAAGAGTGAAAAGTCAATTCCAAAAATAAAAAAACCGCTCATTTTTATGAGCGGTTAAAATATGTTGATTCAAACTTTAAATTTCATCATATAATTCGCGGTAGAAATCATCAAATATTCCGCCTAATTGCGGCAATGCTGTTTCAATCGCTACTTGTGTGCCATCGGTATAAACAAAATATAAATTCCACCTTTGATCAGTCGAATTATAAACTTGTACAAAATCACCTATTTTAGCTCCTCCTGTTGTGTAAAGCGACATTTTAACGTAATCATTACGATCCAAGGTGCCTATATTTTGAAGTTCATCGCTATTCAAATCAATTTTCAGTCTAAACTCTAACGATGCAACTGTCATATTAGCCTCAATGACAACG is a window of Tenuifilaceae bacterium CYCD DNA encoding:
- a CDS encoding universal stress protein gives rise to the protein MEEKLIDIAIEGYSKALVLKAYLESNGVECFLKNVNILQGAVSEGVKVQIRESDAEKALKLLTQKHHSDEAKKLGLQLRKILVPVDFSLPSQNAARFAVLLAAKSDSEIKLLHVFNSPVVDMIPFTDVASIQIDFDMNYNLLHKTAKEKLAKFHADIVEFAKEVGAEKVPIGYTLREGYAAYGIVETSQKYKPGIIVMGTKGEGFRSTELVGSVANEVSEETHIPLLVIPEKAVLKGVDEVKNVLYATNFDESDYVSIRKLLRIVSPFNIKLYCVHVSDKPESSAMKAQSSSLKDYFKVINPSMQVECSVVEGKDMSKAFIDVIKEKGINLVALTTIKRSLIFKLFNPSLSKKMLYQSDVPVLLFHE
- a CDS encoding putative transcriptional regulatory protein yields the protein MGRAFEYRKARKMKRWGNMARVFTRLGKEITMAAKAGADPETNPKLRLLIQNAKSENMPKENVERAIKRATEKDQKDYKDVVYEGYGPYGIAVLVETATDNPTRTVANVRSYFNKFGGSLGTTGMLDFLFERKCSFRVEMKQGISLEEMELELIDFDVEEVFAEENNIMIFADFTQFGPIQRYLEEKGLNILNFQFERIPNDTKQLTPEQQAEVEKLIEKIEEDEDVTNVFHNMIVE